The Streptomyces sp. NBC_00224 genome has a window encoding:
- the ltrA gene encoding group II intron reverse transcriptase/maturase yields MDALKSSGKPFDISKREVWEAYEGVKANRGAPGVDSRSIEDFEKDLKGNLYRIWNRMSSGTYFPPPVRAVEIPKSSPGGGVRILGVPTVADRIAQTVVARHLMERVDPVFHEDSYGYRPGRSALDAVERCRQRCWKRDWVIDLDVQKFFDSVRWDLIVKAVEAHSEARWVILYVKRWLQAPLQLPNGTLQVRDQGTPQGSAVSPVLANLFMHYAFDMWLARKWPGITFERYADDAVVHCVSERQARDVLASLMDRMEEVGLQLHPDKTQIVYCRDGKRRRPFGQTEFTFLGYTFRARESRNKHGRRSTSFEPAVSKAALKRMSAEVRSWRLHTRSDLSFVELARRINPTVRGWMQYFGRFYRSALTPLLMRINAYLVRWIRQKYKKLSALRKALQKMWEIADRYPRMFAQWRWTTVASVAW; encoded by the coding sequence ATGGACGCGTTGAAGTCATCAGGCAAGCCGTTTGATATCTCGAAGCGGGAAGTCTGGGAGGCATACGAAGGAGTGAAAGCAAACAGAGGCGCACCCGGCGTGGACAGTCGCTCCATTGAGGACTTCGAGAAGGATCTGAAGGGCAACCTTTATAGGATCTGGAACAGGATGTCGTCAGGGACGTACTTCCCTCCTCCGGTGCGTGCGGTGGAGATTCCCAAATCGTCTCCCGGAGGCGGCGTGAGGATCTTGGGCGTGCCCACGGTGGCCGACAGAATCGCCCAGACCGTCGTGGCCAGGCATCTGATGGAACGGGTCGATCCCGTATTCCATGAAGATTCCTACGGCTACCGGCCCGGTCGGTCGGCCCTGGACGCGGTGGAACGCTGCCGTCAACGCTGCTGGAAGAGGGACTGGGTTATCGATCTCGATGTCCAGAAGTTCTTCGACAGCGTCCGGTGGGACCTCATCGTCAAAGCCGTGGAGGCACACTCCGAAGCCCGTTGGGTGATTCTGTATGTGAAGCGATGGCTCCAAGCGCCGCTTCAACTACCCAACGGCACCTTGCAGGTGCGAGACCAAGGAACCCCACAGGGCTCAGCGGTCTCACCCGTGCTGGCGAACTTGTTCATGCACTACGCGTTCGACATGTGGCTCGCCCGTAAGTGGCCGGGCATCACGTTTGAGCGCTACGCCGACGACGCGGTTGTGCACTGCGTGTCGGAGCGTCAGGCCCGCGACGTGCTGGCCTCGCTGATGGACAGGATGGAGGAGGTCGGGCTGCAACTGCATCCTGACAAGACCCAGATTGTGTACTGCCGAGACGGCAAGCGCCGACGGCCCTTCGGGCAGACGGAGTTCACCTTCCTCGGGTACACATTTCGCGCACGCGAAAGCCGAAACAAGCACGGGCGACGGTCCACGTCGTTCGAGCCGGCGGTCAGCAAGGCAGCTCTGAAGAGGATGAGTGCTGAAGTCCGCAGCTGGCGGCTTCACACCCGGTCCGACCTCTCCTTCGTAGAGCTCGCGCGGCGGATCAATCCGACCGTGCGGGGCTGGATGCAGTATTTTGGCCGGTTCTACCGGTCGGCGCTGACTCCCCTCCTGATGCGCATCAATGCCTACTTGGTGCGGTGGATCCGCCAGAAATACAAGAAGCTCTCGGCGCTGCGGAAGGCGCTCCAGAAGATGTGGGAGATCGCCGACAGGTACCCCCGCATGTTCGCCCAATGGAGGTGGACCACAGTGGCGTCGGTGGCCTGGTGA
- the ltrA gene encoding group II intron reverse transcriptase/maturase translates to MSWLKSPTKSFEISKWEVKEAWEAVRANKGAPGVDGQSIDDFEKDLRDNLYKVWNRMSSGSYFPPPVRAVEIPKPHGGGVRVLGIPAVADRVAQTVVARHLMRRVEPVFHPDSFGYRPGRSALDAVGRCRERCWKRNWVVEIDISQFFDSVPWDLLVKAVEAHTDADWVKLYVQRWLAAPLAMPDGTLLNRERGTPQGAPVSPVLANLFLHYAFDTWMDREFPTVWFERYADDAVLHCATERQAHQVLAALTDRMAEVGLRLHLAKTRIVYCKDEDRSGTYPHTSFTFLGYTFRARTNRNRRGKLFLSFEPAVSREALKKMGREVRSWRLHLRTGSTFQELARWVNPVVAGWITYYGRFRSWELNPFLSRINAYLVRWIRHKYKRLAAKRKATVKMQEIAQRYPGMFAHWRCTTAAVWVG, encoded by the coding sequence ATGAGCTGGTTGAAGTCACCGACCAAGTCGTTTGAGATTTCCAAGTGGGAGGTCAAGGAAGCCTGGGAGGCTGTCAGAGCCAACAAAGGCGCGCCAGGAGTGGATGGGCAGTCGATCGACGACTTCGAGAAGGACCTAAGGGACAACCTTTACAAGGTCTGGAACCGCATGTCGTCGGGTTCGTACTTCCCGCCTCCGGTGCGCGCGGTGGAGATTCCCAAGCCGCACGGTGGCGGTGTGAGAGTGCTTGGCATTCCCGCAGTCGCTGACCGGGTGGCGCAGACCGTGGTGGCGCGGCATCTGATGCGTCGGGTGGAGCCTGTATTCCACCCGGACTCATTCGGATACCGGCCGGGGCGGTCGGCCTTGGACGCAGTTGGCCGGTGCCGGGAGCGTTGTTGGAAGCGGAATTGGGTCGTCGAGATCGACATCTCTCAGTTCTTCGACAGCGTGCCCTGGGACCTGCTGGTCAAGGCAGTGGAAGCGCACACCGACGCCGATTGGGTGAAGTTGTACGTGCAGCGGTGGCTCGCCGCCCCGCTTGCCATGCCCGACGGCACGCTGCTCAACAGGGAGCGGGGAACCCCACAAGGGGCCCCGGTGTCTCCAGTGCTGGCGAACCTGTTCCTGCATTATGCGTTCGACACGTGGATGGACCGGGAGTTCCCGACCGTCTGGTTCGAACGGTACGCGGATGACGCAGTGCTTCACTGCGCCACCGAGCGCCAAGCCCACCAGGTGCTGGCAGCGCTCACGGACAGGATGGCCGAGGTCGGGCTGCGCCTGCATCTGGCCAAGACCCGGATCGTGTACTGCAAGGACGAGGACAGGTCGGGGACGTATCCCCACACGTCGTTCACGTTCCTTGGCTACACATTCCGCGCCAGGACCAACCGGAACCGACGCGGGAAGCTGTTCCTGTCGTTCGAACCGGCGGTCAGCAGGGAAGCTCTGAAGAAGATGGGGCGTGAAGTGCGGTCATGGCGACTGCACTTGCGTACCGGTTCGACCTTCCAGGAGCTCGCACGGTGGGTCAACCCCGTCGTTGCGGGCTGGATCACCTACTACGGTCGCTTCAGATCGTGGGAGTTGAACCCGTTCCTGTCGCGCATCAACGCCTACCTGGTGCGTTGGATCCGCCACAAGTACAAGCGACTGGCCGCCAAGCGCAAAGCCACCGTGAAGATGCAGGAGATCGCCCAGCGATACCCCGGCATGTTTGCGCATTGGCGCTGCACCACGGCGGCCGTATGGGTCGGCTGA
- a CDS encoding DUF6233 domain-containing protein, protein MSDSVSPRLAALLFLERVQLDDLARTRRWIERERQRAAEEAARRPLPPPPDWVIAYVWRGAGKARLPEGVHVGGCSMAPGQPAAVSREQALAALAEGAPACDFCRPDTALGVLE, encoded by the coding sequence ATGTCCGACAGCGTGTCTCCGAGGCTCGCTGCTCTGCTCTTCCTGGAGCGTGTGCAGCTGGATGACCTGGCCCGGACGCGGCGCTGGATTGAGCGTGAGCGGCAGCGCGCCGCCGAGGAAGCGGCCCGCCGTCCGCTTCCGCCTCCACCGGACTGGGTGATCGCCTATGTATGGCGCGGCGCAGGCAAGGCCCGGCTGCCGGAAGGTGTCCATGTCGGCGGGTGTTCGATGGCGCCTGGCCAGCCCGCGGCCGTCAGCCGCGAGCAGGCCCTCGCCGCTCTCGCCGAAGGCGCCCCGGCCTGTGACTTCTGCCGGCCCGACACGGCCCTTGGTGTGCTGGAATGA